Below is a window of Ralstonia nicotianae DNA.
GCCAGGTGCGCGCCCCGCTGACCGACCTGACCGAGGCCGAACTGGCCGAGCTGTCCGCGCTGGTCGCACGCATTGCCGACGTGCAGAAGCTCGCGGCCTGACCATGACCCACATTGCATCGGAGGTAGCAGCATGTATCTGAGCGGCGAACTGCTGCTGGGTGCCGCCCGCGTGGCGGGCGGCGCCGGAACCGTCCGCGCCATGAACCCGGCCACGGGCGAATGGCTCGACCCCCAATTCACCCTGGCCAGCCGGGCCGACGTTGCCCGCGCCTGCGAACTCGCCGGCGCGGCGTTCGACGTTTACCGCGAGACCGCGCCCGAAGCGCGCGCCGTGTTCCTGGAGGCCATCGCCAGCCAGATCGAGGCGCTGGGCGACGTGCTGATCGAGCGCGCCATGGCGGAATCCGCGCTGCCGCGCCCGCGCCTGGAAGGCGAGCGCGGCCGCACCTGCAACCAGCTGCGCCTGTTCGCCAAGGTGGTGCGCGCGGGCGATGCCGTCGGTGCGCGCATCGATCCGGCGTTGCCGGAACGCAAGCCGCTGCCGCGTTCGGACCTGCGCATGCGCCGCATTGCCGTGGGGCCGGTGGCCGTGTTCGGCGCCAGCAATTTCCCGCTGGCCTTCTCGGTGGCGGGCGGCGATACGGCGTCGGCGCTGGCAGCGGGCTGCCCGGTGGTGGTGAAGGCGCATCCGGCGCACCCGGGCACGTCCGAGCTGGTCGGCCGCGCCATCCAGGCCGCCGTGGCGCAGTGCGGGCTGCCGGAGGGCGTGTTCTCGCTGGTGCTGGCCGACAACGAGGCCGCCGGCGCGCTGGTGGCCGATCCGCGCATCCAGGCGGTCGGCTTCACCGGCTCGCGCGCGGGCGGGCAGGCGCTGCTGCGCATCGCGCAGGCGCGTGCTCAGCCGATTCCCGTGTACGGCGAGCTGAGCGCCATCAATCCGGTCTTCCTGCTGCCCGACGCGCTGGCCAGGCGCGCGGCGGCGCTGGGCCAGCAGTATGTCGGCTCGCTCACCATGGGCGCGGGACAGTTCTGCACCAACCCGGGCCTGCTGCTGGCCATCGACGGGCCGGACCTCGACGCCTTCGAGGCCGCCGCCGCCGAGGCCCTGCAGGCCAGCGCCGCGCAGACCATGCTGAGCTCCGGCATCCACGCCGCGTACAGCCGCGGCGTCGAACGCCTGGCCGGCGAGGCCAACGTGCGCTGCGTGGCGCGCGGGCAGGGCAGCGATGCGCCCAACCGCGGCCAGGCCGGCTTTTTCCGCACCGACGCCGAGAGCTTCCGGGCCCAGCCCGCGCTGCATGACGAGATCTTCGGCGCCACCGGCCTGGTCGTGCGCTGCCGCAATGCCGAGGAGCTGAAAGCGCTGGCCGAGTCGCTCGAAGGCCAGCTGACCGCCACGCTGCACCTGGATGCGGGCGATACGGCACTGGCCCGCGCGCTGCTGCCGATCCTGGAGCGCAAGGCCGGCCGCATCCTCGCCAACGGTTGGCCGACCGGCGTGGAGGTCTGCCATGCCATGGTGCACGGCGGCCCCTGGCCGGCCACGACGGACACCCGCACGACCTCGGTCGGCACGGCGGCCATCGAGCGCTTTCTGCGCCCGGTGTGCTACCAGGATCTGCCCGCCGAACTGCTGCCGGCGGCCCTGCGCGACGACAATCCGCAGCAGTTGCGGCGGCTGGTCGACGGCGCCTGGACCGCGCCGCGCGAGCGCTGATCGACACCACCCCCGATAAGCCGGGCCGCACAGGACCCGGCAATTCACTGCCTGTCAACGGACGCCAGATGCCGTTGCAGAGGAGGAGACGATGGAAATCAAGGCACCCACCGTGGGCGCGCAGAGCGTGCCGCGCACCGAACGCACCAGCCGCGTGCGCTTCATGATCCTCGCGATGCTGTTCATCGTGACGACCATCAACTATGCCGACCGCGCCACCATTTCCATGGCCGGCTCGGCCATGCAGAAAGACCTCGGCATCGATGCCGTGTCGCTCGGCTACATCTTCTCGGCCTTCGGCTGGGCGTACGTGATCGCGCAGATCCCGGGCGGCTGGCTGCTCGACCGCTTCGGCTCCAGGCGCGTGTACTCCTTCAGCATCCTGCTGTGGTCGCTGTTCACGCTGATGCAGGGCACGATCGGCTTCTTCACCGGCATGGCGGCCATCGTGCTGGTGTTCTGCCTGCGCTTCATGGTGGGCGTGGCGGAGGCGCCGTCCTTTCCGGCCAACAGCCGCATCGTCGCGGCGTGGTTCCCGGCCAATGAGCGGGGCACCGCCTCGGCCATTTTCAACTCGGCGCAGTATGCCGCCACCGTGATCTTCGCGCCGCTGATGGCGTGGCTGGTGCACGCCTTCGGCTGGCACTACGTGTTCATCGTGATGGGCGTGATCGGCATCGTCATGGCGCTCGCGTGGAAGCGCTTCGTGCACGATCCGAAGGACCACCCACGCATCACCCGCGCCGAGATCGAATACATCGAGGCGGGCGGCGGCCTGGTCAACATGGACCGCGCCGGCGTCGCCAAGACCGAGGGCCCGGACATGGGCTACATCAAGCAACTGCTGCGCAACCGCATGCTGATGGGCGTGTACATCGCCCAGTACTGCATCAACGCGCTCACGTATTTCTTCATCACGTGGTTCCCGGTGTACCTGGTGCAGGCGCGCGGCATGTCGATCCTCAAGGCCGGGTTTGTCGCCTCGATTCCGGCCGTGTGCGGCTTTCTCGGCGGCATCCTGGGCGGCCTCGTCTCGGATGCGCTGCTGCGCCGCGGCGCCTCGCTGTCGGTGGCGCGCAAGGTGCCGATCGTGCTGGGCATGCTGCTGTCGATGAGCATGGTGATCTGCAACTACGTGGATGCCCAGGCCATCGTGGTGGCGCTGATGGCGCTGTCGTTCTTCGGCAAGGGCCTGGGGGCGCTGGGCTGGGCGGTCAACTCGGACACCGCGCCCAAGCAGATCGCCGGCCTGTCGGGCGCGCTGATGAACACCTTCGGCAACCTGTCGAGCATCACCACGCCCATCGCCATCGGCTACATCGTCAACACCACCGGGTCGTTCAACGGGGCGCTGGTCTATGTGGGCATCCATGCGCTGGTGGCCTGCCTGTGCTATCTGGTGATGGTGGGCGAGATCAAGCGCGTGGAACTGAAGCCGCTGTAAAGCGCAGGAGCCGAGGACATGACACTGCAGCACATCGAGACCGGCGCCCGCGCGCAGACGCCGCGCGTGACGCGGATGCAGGTGATCCCGGTGGCGGGGCACGACAGCATGCTGCTCAACCTGTGCGGCGCGCATGCGCCGTTCTTCACGCGCAACCTGGTGATCCTCGCGGACAGCGCGGGCCGCACCGGCGTGGGCGAAGTGCCGGGCGGGGAGGGCATCCGCCGCGCGCTGGAGCGCATCCGGCCGCTGGTGGAGGGGCAGTCGATCGGGCGCGTCAACGGCGTGCTCAACGGCATCCGCCGCGCGCTGGCCGGCCACGGCGATGCCGCGCGCCAGGCGACCGTGCACGAGGTGACCTCCGCCTCGGAGGCCGCCGTGCTGCGCCAGCCGCACGAGATCAACCTGCGCATGGACAACGTCCTCACCGCGGTGGAGGCGGCGCTGCTCGACCTGCTGGGCCAGCACCTGGAGGTGCCGGTGGCCGAGCTGCTCGGCACCGGCCAGCAGCGCGACGCGGTGCCCATGCTGGCCTACCTGTTCTACGTGGGCGAGCGTCGCAAGACTGACTTGCCGTACCTCGACGGCGCCGGCGCCGCCGACGGCTGGCTGCGCCTGCGCCACGAGGCCGCCATGACGCCGGCGCAGATCGCCCGCCTGGCCGAGGCCGCCGCCGAGCGCTACGGCTTCGCCGATTTCAAGCTCAAGGGCGGCGTGATGCGCGGCGCCGACGAGATGGAGGCGACCGCCGCCATCAAGGCCCGCTTCCCGCACGCCCGCGTGACGCTCGACCCGAACGGCGCGTGGTCGCTGGACGAGGCGATCGCGCTGTGCCGGGGGCAGGGCCACCTGCTGGCCTACGCCGAAGACCCGTGCGGCCCCGAGGCCGGCTACTCGGGCCGCGAGATCATGGCCGAGTTCAAGCGCGCCACCGGCGTGCCGACCGCCACCAACATGATCGCCACCGACTGGCGCCAGCTGGGGCACGCGGTGCCGCTGCAGGCGGTCGATATCCCGCTGGCCGATCCGCACTTCTGGACGATGCAGGGCTCGGCGCGGGTGGCCCAGCTGTGCAACGACTGGGGCCTGACCTGGGGCTCGCATTCCAACAACCATTTCGATGTCTCGCTGGCGATGTTCACGCACGTGGCCGCCGCCGCGCCCGGCCGCATCACCGCCATCGATACGCACTGGATCTGGCAGGAAGGCCGGGAGCGCCTGACGCGCGAGCCGCTGCGCATCGAGGGCGGCCAGGTGCGCGTGCCGCAGCAGCCGGGCCTGGGCATCGAGCTCGACATGGACCGCGTGATGCAGGCCCATGCGCTCTACCAGACGCTGGGCACCGGCGCGCGCGACGATGCCATGGCCATGCAATACCTCGTGCCGGGCTGGACCTACGATCCGAAGCGCCCGAGCCTGGCACACTGATTGAACCGATTCACCCGATTGACCCGATTGACCCGATTGACCCGATTGACCCGATGCATCCGATCACGGAGTCTGTGATGTCCGAATCCACGCTGGCCCCCGAGGCCGGCACCGAAACCGAGAAAGCGCTGACCATCCGCGTGCACGACAGCGACAACGTCGCCATCGTCGTCAACGCGCGCGGCCTGCCCGCGGGCACCGCGCTGGCCGACGGCACCGTGCTGGCCGAGGGCGTGCCGCAGGGCCACAAGGTGGCGCTGGCCGACCTGGCCGAGGGCGACGCGGTGGTCCGCTACGGCGAGGTGATCGGCTACGCCGTCAAGGCGCTGCCGCGCGGCAGCTGGGTCAACGAGCACGCGGTGCGCCTGCCGTCCGCCCCGGCGCTGGACGACCTGCCGCTGGCCACGCGCCCCGATCCCGGGCTGCCGCCGCTGCAGGGCTACACCTTCGAGGGCTACCGCAATGCCGACGGCACGGTCGGCACCAAGAACGTGTTGGGCATCATGACCAGCGTGCAATGCGTGGCCGGCGTGACCGACCACGTGGTGGCCCGCATCAAGCGCGAGCTGCTGCCGCGCTATCCCAATGTCGACGACGTGGTCGCGCTCAACCACGCCTATGGCTGCGGCGTGGCCATCAACGCCCCGGCGGCCATCGTGCCGATCCGCACGCTGCAGAACCTGGCGCTCAACCCGAACTTCGGCGGCGAGGTGATGGTGATCGGCCTGGGCTGCGAGAAGCTCGTACCCGAGCGCCTGGTGCCCGAGACGCTCGCGCCGGGCGGGCGCATTCCCATCGAGGTGGCGGGCACCGCGGATTCGCCCGTGCTGCGCCTGCAGGACGAAGCCTTCGACGGCTTCACCGGCATGGTCGAGGCCATCCTGGAAATGGCCGAGCGCCGCCTGGCGCAGCTGAACACGCGCCGGCGCGAGACCTGCCCAGCCTCCGATCTGGTGGTCGGCGTGCAGTGCGGCGGCAGCGATGCCTTCTCCGGCGTGACCGCCAACCCGGCGGTGGGTTTTGCCGCCGACCTGATCGTGCGCGCTGGCGGCACGGTGATGTTCTCGGAGGTGACCGAGGTGCGCGACGCCATCCACCTGCTGACGCCGCGCGCCATCGATGCGGACGTCGGCCGCGCGCTGCTGCGCGAGATGGCCTGGTACGACAGCTACCTGAGCGGCGGCCAGACCGACCGCAGCGCCAATCCGTCGCCCGGCAACAAGAAGGGCGGGCTGTCCAACGTGGTGGAGAAGGCGCTGGGCTCCATCGTCAAGTCGGGCAGCAGCCCCATCGTCGATGTGCTCGGCCCGGGCGAGAAGGTGCGCCGCAAGGGCCTGATCTTCGCGGCCACGCCCGCCAGCGATTTCGTCTGCGGCACGCTGCAGCTCGCCTCCGGCATGAACCTGCAGGTGTTCACCACCGGGCGCGGCACGCCGTACGGCCTGTCGATGGCGCCGGTGATCAAGGTGTCGACGCGCAAGGCGCTGTCCGAGCGCTGGCACGACCTGATCGACCTCGACGCCGGCCGCATCGCCACCGGCGAGGCCTCCATTGCCGACATCGGCTGGGAGCTGTTCCGCCTGATCCTGGATGTGGCCAGCGGCCGCAAGCAGGTGTGCGCCGACAGGCTTGGCCTGCACAACGCGCTGACCCTGTTCAACCCCGCACCGGTGACCTGACCCATGACCACGATCCATACCCAGGCGCTTGCCGATCCGCTGGCCGGCATCGCCACGCGCTGCCACCGCCTGCTGCTGACGGGCGCGGGCGGCAACCTCGGCAAGGTGCTGCGCGAGCGGCTGACGCGCTATGCCGAGGTGCTGCGCGTGTCCGATATCACCGACCTGGGTGCCGCGCGCGCCGGCGAAGAAGTTGTGCCGTGCGACCTGGCCGATGCGCAGGCGGTCGATGCGCTGGTGAAGGGCGTGGACGCGATCGTCCACCTGGGCGGCATCTCCGTCGAGCGGCCGTTCGACGAGATCCTGCCGGCCAACATCCAGGGCACCTATCACCTGTACGAAGCCGCGCGCCGGCATGGCGTGAAGCGCATCGCCTTCGCCAGCTCGAACCACGCCATCGGCTTTTACCGGCAGGGCGAGGTCATCGACGCGCGCGTGCCGACGCGGCCCGACGGCTACTACGGGCTGAGCAAGGTCTTCGGCGAGCAGCTCGGCAGCTTCTATTTCGACCGCTACGGCATCGAGACCGTCGCCATCCGCATCGGCTCGTCGTTCCCCGAGGCGAAGGACCGCCGCATGCTGGTCACCTGGCTCGGCTACGACGATCTGGAGCAATTGATCCGCCGCGCGCTGTTCGTGCCAAACGTTGGCTTCACCATCGTCTACGGCATGTCGGGCAACCGCGAAGCCTGGTGGGACAACCGCCACGCCGCGCATCTCGGCTACGTGCCCGCGCAGAGCAGCGAAGCCTTCCGCGCCCAGGTCGAAGCGCAGCCGCCGCTGGCGGCCGACGACCCGGCGGCGCGGTTCCAGGGCGGCGCCTTCGTCAAGGCCGGCCCGTTCGGAGACTGACCCATGCATGCCGGCGTCGAACGGATCGGCACCATGCGCTGCGGCGTGGGCGAGAGCCCCGTCTGGCACCCGCGCGAGCAGGCGCTGTACTGGACCGACATCCCGGGGCGCACGCTGTGGCGCTGGAACCCGGCCACCGGCCACGCCGATGCCTGGCCGCTGCCCGAGATGGCGGGCTGCATCGCCATGCTGGACGACGGCTGGGCGCTGGCGATGGAAACGGGCGTCTTCCGCATCCCGCAGCTGGAGGCCGGCCTGCCGGTGCCCGCGCCCAGGCAACTGGCGCCCGTGCAGCACAGCCGCCCAGACATGCGCTTCAACGACGGCCGCTGCGATCGCCAGGGGCGCTTCTGGGCCGGCACCATGGTGCTGGACACCGCGCTGGGCGTGCCGGCCGGCAAGCTCTATCGGCTGGACGGCAAGGCCGGCCGCGTCGAGGCCGTGGCGGATGACCTGATCGTGCCCAACGGCCTGGCCTTCAGCCCCGACGGCCGCACGCTGTACCTGTCGGACTCCCACGTCTCGCGCCAGGCCGTGTGGGCGTTCGACTACGACATCGACACCGGCATCCCGCACAACCGCCGCCTGTTCATCGACATGCATGCCCACCCCGGCCGCCCCGACGGCGCCGCGGTGGATGCCGACGGCTGCTACTGGATCTGCGGCAACGATGCGGGCCTCGTCCACCGCTTCACGCCGCAGGGCCGGCTCGACCGCAGCCTGCCCGTGCCGGTGGCCAAGCCCGCGATGTGCGCGTTCGGCGGGCCCGGCCTGGACACGCTGTTCGTGACCTCGATCCGCGTGGACGGCGATTCGCTGTCGGGTGCGACTTTCGCCCTGCGTCCTGGCACACGGGGTCTCGATGAACCAACATTGCGCATGGATTCACCCTGAACCTTCACAGGAGAAAGACATGCCCAAACAGAAACACGCCAGCGCGCGCCATACCGGCCGACAGGCGCCGCACCGACCGCAGTCGCCCGCGCGGCGCGCATTCGTCATGTGGTCGGGCGCCTCGGCCGGGGCCGCGCTGCTCGGCACGCTGCCGGGCTGCGGCGGCGATGGCGGCAGCAGTGCCGCGGCCGCCACCGCCAGCCCCGCCGACGCAACCGCGACCGTGACCACGCAGGACGCGATCTGGGGCGAATCCGGCGCCGCCACGCGCATCATCGCCTCGCTGCAAGGCGTGGCCCAATCGATGTTTCCCCGCCGCGACTTCGTGGTGACGGACTACGGCGCCCAGCCTTGCGCCATCGTCGACGCGGTCAACCCTTACACCGACGCCAGCAAATCGCCGCTCAGCGCGGGCGCCGACAAGACGCCCGCGACCGGCGCCTTCGATGCGCGCGCGGCTTTCACCGCCGCCATCGCCGCCTGCAATGCGGCCGGGGGCGGCCGGGTGGTGGTGCCCGCCGGCAACTGGTACTGCGCCGGCCCGATCGTGCTGCTCAGCAACGTCAACTTCCACCTGAGCGCCAACTGCACGATCTACTTCAGCCCCAACCCGGACGACTACGCCAAGGACGGCCCGGTCGATTGCGGCGCCAACGGCAAGCTCTACTACAGCCGCTGGCAGTCAAACGATTGCCTGAACTACGGCGCCCCCGTCTATGCGCGCAACCAGCGCAACATCGCGCTGACCGGGGAGGGCGACAGCTCCACCCTCAACGGGCAGGCCATGACGCCGTTCGCGGGCAGCGGCAACACCAGCACCTGCTGGTGGACCTTCAAGGGCACCAAGGGCGAGTACGGCGCCGTCAACGCTTCCACGCCGTCGCAGGCGTACAGCAATCCGAACAACGTCGACCTGCGCACGGCGGCACCGGGCATCGCCGATGACCTCTACGCCAGGCTGACCGACCCGACCACGCCGTGGCAGCAGGACCAGAACTACCTGTCCGCGCTGTCCGAGGCCGGGGTGGCGGTGGCGCAGCGCATTTTCGGCAAGGGCCACTACCTGCGGCCGTGCATGGTCGAATTCATCGGCTGCACCAACGTGTTGATGGAGGCTTACCGCACCCACGCCACGCCGTGCTGGCAGCACCATCCGACCGACTGCGCCAACGTGGTCATCCGTGGCGTGACGGTCGACAGCATCGGCCCCAACAACGACGGCTTCGACCCCGATGCATGCAGCAACGTGCTGTGCGAGGACATGACCTTCAACACCGGCGATGACTGCATCGCCATCAAGTCCGGCAAGAACCTCGACACCGGTTACGGCCCGGCGCAGGACCACGTGATACGGAACTGCATCATGAACAGCGGCCACGGCGGCATCACGCTCGGCAGCGAGATGGGCGGCGGCGTGCAGCGGATCTACGCGCGCAACCTGACGATGCGCAATGCGTTCTATGCGACCGATCCGCTGAACATCGCCATCCGCATCAAGACCAACATGAACCGCGGCGGCTATGTCCGGGACTTCTACGTCGATGACGTGACGCTGCCCAACGGCGTCAGCCTCACCGGCGGCGGCTACGGTAGCGGCCTGCTGGCGGGCAGCCCCATCAACAGCAGCGTGCCGCTGGGCGTGGCGACGGCCGCCAGCGCCAATCCGTCGGCATCGCGGGGTGGCCTCATCACCTTCGACTGCGACTACCAGCCGTCCAAGGACGCCATCCGCACGCGGCCCGCGCAGGTGCAGAACATCCACATCTCGAACGTGCGCGCGTCCAACGCGACGGTGGGCGGGACGACGGGGTCGTGCTTCCAGGCCATCGTCGCGCAGGGGCCGGTCGCCTTCGACTACAACGGCCCGACGCCCGCGCCGACGGTCCCGCCCATCGCGGGCGTGACGATCACCGACTGCGATTTCGGCAGCCCGGTCGCCGCCGGCCCGGCCAGCGCGTCGACGCCGGGCCCGATCTACGCCTACAACGTCAGCGACATCACGCTCACCAACGTCCGGATCGGCGCGCAGATCTACAACACCACCGTGAGCGACACGCGCTGACCCGCCGGCGCCGCGGCCACCCAGGCAAAACAACCCGCCGACGAGCGGGATCAACAAGGAGACGACATGAACACGATCAAAGGCCTGCGCTGGTGGATGATCGGGCTGGTGCTGACCGGCCTGATCATGAACTACCTGGCGCGCAACGCACTGGCGGCCGCGGCGCCCGAAGTCAACAAGGTGCTCGGCATCACGACGCAGCAGTACGGCTACATCGTCGCCGCCTTCCAGGCCGCGTACATGGTGATGCAGCCGGTGGCCGGCTACGTGCTGGATGTGCTGGGCACCAAGCTGGGCTTCGCGCTGTTCGCCGGGGCCTGGTCGGTGGTCTGCATCCTGCACAGCACGGCGGGCAACTGGGTGTCGCTGGCGGTGTTCCGCGCCATGCTCGGGGTGACCGAGGCGGCCGGCTTCCCGTCCGCCTTGCGGGCGACGTCGGAATGGTTTCCCGCCAAGGAGCGCTCGATCGCCACGGGCTGGTTCAACATCGGCTCGTCGGTGGGCGCGCTGGTGGCGCCGCCGCTGGTGGTCTGGTGCATCCTGCACGGCAACTGGCGCTTCGCCTTCGCGGTGATCGGCGTGCTCGGGCTGGTGTGGAGCGCGCTGTGGTTCATGCTCTACCGGGTACCGGCCCGGCATCCGCGCCTGTCCGCCGAGGAGCACGCCTACATCCGCGCGGGGCAGGAGACGCCGGCGCCCGGCGCCGATGCCGTCAAGCCGTCGTGGCGCGAGATCGTGTCGGGCCGGCGCTTCTGGGGGATCGCCATCCCGCGCTTTCTCACCGAGCCGGCGTGGCAGACCTTCAACTTCTGGATCCCGCTCTACATGGCGACCGAGCGCCACATGAACCTCAAGGAAATCGCCATGTTCGCGTGGCTGCCGTTCCTGGCGGCGGACGTCGGCTGCGTGCTGGGCGGCTATCTGGCGCCGTGGTACCAGAAGCGCTTCTCCACGTCGCTGATCACCTCGCGCAAGGTGGTGATGGTGACGGGCGCGGTCTGCATGATCGGCCCGGCCTGCATCGGCCTGGCCACCAGCCCCTACACGGCGATCGCGCTGTTCTGCGTCGGCGGCTTCGCGCACCAGACGCTGTCGGGCGCGCTGTACACGCTGACCTCGGACGTGTTCGGCAAGCATGAGGTCGGCACCGCCGTGGGGTTGGCGGGCATGTCGGGCTTCCTGGGCGGCACGCTGTTCTCGCTGGCCGTCGGCACGCTGGCCTCGACCATCGGCTACAACCCGCTGTTCGCGGCGCTGGCCCTGTTCGACATCGCCGCCGCGATCGTCATGTGGAACGTGCTGCGCGAGCCGCGCCGCCCGATGGCATTGCCGGCGGGCGAGCTGGGCGCCGCGCCGCGCGCGGCCGGCAGCTGAGGCCATCGCGCTGCTTGATCGAATCTTGATTTGACGCGCCGC
It encodes the following:
- a CDS encoding SMP-30/gluconolactonase/LRE family protein; translated protein: MHAGVERIGTMRCGVGESPVWHPREQALYWTDIPGRTLWRWNPATGHADAWPLPEMAGCIAMLDDGWALAMETGVFRIPQLEAGLPVPAPRQLAPVQHSRPDMRFNDGRCDRQGRFWAGTMVLDTALGVPAGKLYRLDGKAGRVEAVADDLIVPNGLAFSPDGRTLYLSDSHVSRQAVWAFDYDIDTGIPHNRRLFIDMHAHPGRPDGAAVDADGCYWICGNDAGLVHRFTPQGRLDRSLPVPVAKPAMCAFGGPGLDTLFVTSIRVDGDSLSGATFALRPGTRGLDEPTLRMDSP
- a CDS encoding enolase C-terminal domain-like protein encodes the protein MTLQHIETGARAQTPRVTRMQVIPVAGHDSMLLNLCGAHAPFFTRNLVILADSAGRTGVGEVPGGEGIRRALERIRPLVEGQSIGRVNGVLNGIRRALAGHGDAARQATVHEVTSASEAAVLRQPHEINLRMDNVLTAVEAALLDLLGQHLEVPVAELLGTGQQRDAVPMLAYLFYVGERRKTDLPYLDGAGAADGWLRLRHEAAMTPAQIARLAEAAAERYGFADFKLKGGVMRGADEMEATAAIKARFPHARVTLDPNGAWSLDEAIALCRGQGHLLAYAEDPCGPEAGYSGREIMAEFKRATGVPTATNMIATDWRQLGHAVPLQAVDIPLADPHFWTMQGSARVAQLCNDWGLTWGSHSNNHFDVSLAMFTHVAAAAPGRITAIDTHWIWQEGRERLTREPLRIEGGQVRVPQQPGLGIELDMDRVMQAHALYQTLGTGARDDAMAMQYLVPGWTYDPKRPSLAH
- a CDS encoding MFS transporter; protein product: MEIKAPTVGAQSVPRTERTSRVRFMILAMLFIVTTINYADRATISMAGSAMQKDLGIDAVSLGYIFSAFGWAYVIAQIPGGWLLDRFGSRRVYSFSILLWSLFTLMQGTIGFFTGMAAIVLVFCLRFMVGVAEAPSFPANSRIVAAWFPANERGTASAIFNSAQYAATVIFAPLMAWLVHAFGWHYVFIVMGVIGIVMALAWKRFVHDPKDHPRITRAEIEYIEAGGGLVNMDRAGVAKTEGPDMGYIKQLLRNRMLMGVYIAQYCINALTYFFITWFPVYLVQARGMSILKAGFVASIPAVCGFLGGILGGLVSDALLRRGASLSVARKVPIVLGMLLSMSMVICNYVDAQAIVVALMALSFFGKGLGALGWAVNSDTAPKQIAGLSGALMNTFGNLSSITTPIAIGYIVNTTGSFNGALVYVGIHALVACLCYLVMVGEIKRVELKPL
- a CDS encoding NAD-dependent epimerase/dehydratase family protein is translated as MTTIHTQALADPLAGIATRCHRLLLTGAGGNLGKVLRERLTRYAEVLRVSDITDLGAARAGEEVVPCDLADAQAVDALVKGVDAIVHLGGISVERPFDEILPANIQGTYHLYEAARRHGVKRIAFASSNHAIGFYRQGEVIDARVPTRPDGYYGLSKVFGEQLGSFYFDRYGIETVAIRIGSSFPEAKDRRMLVTWLGYDDLEQLIRRALFVPNVGFTIVYGMSGNREAWWDNRHAAHLGYVPAQSSEAFRAQVEAQPPLAADDPAARFQGGAFVKAGPFGD
- a CDS encoding MFS transporter, with amino-acid sequence MNTIKGLRWWMIGLVLTGLIMNYLARNALAAAAPEVNKVLGITTQQYGYIVAAFQAAYMVMQPVAGYVLDVLGTKLGFALFAGAWSVVCILHSTAGNWVSLAVFRAMLGVTEAAGFPSALRATSEWFPAKERSIATGWFNIGSSVGALVAPPLVVWCILHGNWRFAFAVIGVLGLVWSALWFMLYRVPARHPRLSAEEHAYIRAGQETPAPGADAVKPSWREIVSGRRFWGIAIPRFLTEPAWQTFNFWIPLYMATERHMNLKEIAMFAWLPFLAADVGCVLGGYLAPWYQKRFSTSLITSRKVVMVTGAVCMIGPACIGLATSPYTAIALFCVGGFAHQTLSGALYTLTSDVFGKHEVGTAVGLAGMSGFLGGTLFSLAVGTLASTIGYNPLFAALALFDIAAAIVMWNVLREPRRPMALPAGELGAAPRAAGS
- the garD gene encoding galactarate dehydratase; the protein is MSESTLAPEAGTETEKALTIRVHDSDNVAIVVNARGLPAGTALADGTVLAEGVPQGHKVALADLAEGDAVVRYGEVIGYAVKALPRGSWVNEHAVRLPSAPALDDLPLATRPDPGLPPLQGYTFEGYRNADGTVGTKNVLGIMTSVQCVAGVTDHVVARIKRELLPRYPNVDDVVALNHAYGCGVAINAPAAIVPIRTLQNLALNPNFGGEVMVIGLGCEKLVPERLVPETLAPGGRIPIEVAGTADSPVLRLQDEAFDGFTGMVEAILEMAERRLAQLNTRRRETCPASDLVVGVQCGGSDAFSGVTANPAVGFAADLIVRAGGTVMFSEVTEVRDAIHLLTPRAIDADVGRALLREMAWYDSYLSGGQTDRSANPSPGNKKGGLSNVVEKALGSIVKSGSSPIVDVLGPGEKVRRKGLIFAATPASDFVCGTLQLASGMNLQVFTTGRGTPYGLSMAPVIKVSTRKALSERWHDLIDLDAGRIATGEASIADIGWELFRLILDVASGRKQVCADRLGLHNALTLFNPAPVT
- a CDS encoding glycoside hydrolase family 28 protein, with product MPKQKHASARHTGRQAPHRPQSPARRAFVMWSGASAGAALLGTLPGCGGDGGSSAAAATASPADATATVTTQDAIWGESGAATRIIASLQGVAQSMFPRRDFVVTDYGAQPCAIVDAVNPYTDASKSPLSAGADKTPATGAFDARAAFTAAIAACNAAGGGRVVVPAGNWYCAGPIVLLSNVNFHLSANCTIYFSPNPDDYAKDGPVDCGANGKLYYSRWQSNDCLNYGAPVYARNQRNIALTGEGDSSTLNGQAMTPFAGSGNTSTCWWTFKGTKGEYGAVNASTPSQAYSNPNNVDLRTAAPGIADDLYARLTDPTTPWQQDQNYLSALSEAGVAVAQRIFGKGHYLRPCMVEFIGCTNVLMEAYRTHATPCWQHHPTDCANVVIRGVTVDSIGPNNDGFDPDACSNVLCEDMTFNTGDDCIAIKSGKNLDTGYGPAQDHVIRNCIMNSGHGGITLGSEMGGGVQRIYARNLTMRNAFYATDPLNIAIRIKTNMNRGGYVRDFYVDDVTLPNGVSLTGGGYGSGLLAGSPINSSVPLGVATAASANPSASRGGLITFDCDYQPSKDAIRTRPAQVQNIHISNVRASNATVGGTTGSCFQAIVAQGPVAFDYNGPTPAPTVPPIAGVTITDCDFGSPVAAGPASASTPGPIYAYNVSDITLTNVRIGAQIYNTTVSDTR
- a CDS encoding aldehyde dehydrogenase (NADP(+)): MYLSGELLLGAARVAGGAGTVRAMNPATGEWLDPQFTLASRADVARACELAGAAFDVYRETAPEARAVFLEAIASQIEALGDVLIERAMAESALPRPRLEGERGRTCNQLRLFAKVVRAGDAVGARIDPALPERKPLPRSDLRMRRIAVGPVAVFGASNFPLAFSVAGGDTASALAAGCPVVVKAHPAHPGTSELVGRAIQAAVAQCGLPEGVFSLVLADNEAAGALVADPRIQAVGFTGSRAGGQALLRIAQARAQPIPVYGELSAINPVFLLPDALARRAAALGQQYVGSLTMGAGQFCTNPGLLLAIDGPDLDAFEAAAAEALQASAAQTMLSSGIHAAYSRGVERLAGEANVRCVARGQGSDAPNRGQAGFFRTDAESFRAQPALHDEIFGATGLVVRCRNAEELKALAESLEGQLTATLHLDAGDTALARALLPILERKAGRILANGWPTGVEVCHAMVHGGPWPATTDTRTTSVGTAAIERFLRPVCYQDLPAELLPAALRDDNPQQLRRLVDGAWTAPRER